The genomic region GAGCGTCGCCACGAGCGAGGAGGTGCACGCGGCGGTCGGAGAGCTGTGGCCGCTGCTCACTCCCGAGGACTTCCTCGCCGACTATCTGGCCGAGCCGGTCCACGTACCGGACGAGGACGCGCGGGCCATCCGGCGCGCCCCCGGCGACCGGGAGTGGACCCCGGCCGATGTGCCGCTCCTCGACGAGGCGGCCGAGCTGCTCGGGTCCGACGACAGCGCCGAGCGGGCCGCCGCCGAGGCGGAGCGCCAGGAGCGGGTCGCCTACGCGCAGGGGGTCCTGGAGCTGTCCCGGGGCTCGGAGACGTACGAGTTCGAGGACGAGGAGGACTCGGAGGTCCTGGCCGCCCACGACATCATCGACGCCGAGCGGATGGCGGAGCGGCACGAGGAGGCCGACCACCGCAGCGCCGCCGAGCGCGCGGCCGCCGACCGCACCTGGGCGTTCGGGCACATCATCGTCGACGAGGCGCAGGAGCTGTCACCGATGGCCTGGCGGCTGCTGATGCGCCGGTCGCCGACCCGCTCGCTGACCCTGGTCGGTGACCCGGCGCAGACGTCCGAGGAGGCGGGCATCGGGTCGTGGGAGGAGATCCTGGAACCGTATGTCGGTGACCGCTTCGAGCATGTGCGGCTGGGGGTCAACTACCGTACGCCCGCCGAGATCATGGAGCTGGCGGCCAGGGTGATACAGGCCGAGGACCCGTCGTTCGAGCCGCCCGGATCGGTGCGGTCGACCGGCGAGACCCCGTGGACCCGGGACACCGGCGCGGACCTGGCGGGCGCGGTGGCGCGGGCCGTCGAGGAGCTGACGCCCGAGGAGGGACGCCTCGCGGTGATCGCGCCGCGCGAGCTGCACGAGGAGATCGCGGCCCCGCTCGACGGGATCACACCGGGCGCCGAACCCGACCTCACCCGTCCTGTGGTGCTGCTGGGCCCGCGTGAGGCCAAGGGGCTCGAATTCGACAACGTGCTGGTGGTGGAGCCCGGGAGGTTCGGGACGAGCGACCTGTACGTGGCACTGACCCGCGCGACGCAGCGGCTGGGCATCGTGCACCGGGAGGAGCTGCCGGGGTCGCTGCGCTGACAGGGGCACGGGACCGGACGCGGGCACCACCGGAAAACCGGTGCGTGCACCGCGCCGGCACAGGTGTTTCCGTGCCGCCACGGACAGGACGGCCATCATGTCGTCCCGGGCCCCCGCAGGTCCGCCGCGCCTCGACCCAGGCGACCCGTCAACGAGGGGTGAGCGTACGCCTGGCGGCGTTGATGACGTTGTGGGCGTCGGCCCCGTACACGGCCGACTCGCGGAGGGTGCGCCAGACCTTCGAGTACAGAGCGACGTTGTCGGCGTCGTCCAACCACATCTCGGCGTGCCAGTCCTCCGCCACCACCAGCCGGTCGTCAAGGACCCAGAACCCGTTGGCGGGCACGATTTTCACGGACACCGTGAACGGGATGACGCCCAGCTCCACCGTGTCCATGCCGATCATTCCGGTGAGGCGGTCGAGCTGGGCGACCAGCACGGAGGGCGGGCAGATCAGCGACCGCAGCGCGGCTTCCCACATCAGCACGTGCAGCTTGCGACCTGGGCGGTACAGCCACTCCTGCCGCTGCGCCCTGGAGCGCACGGCGGCCTCGATGTCGCTGGCTCCGCCCAGCAGCTCCGAGTAACGCTGGATGACGTGGCGGGCGTACTCGGGGGTCTGCAGCAGTCCGGGGATCACCGACTCTTCCCAGATCCACATCTGTGAGGTGCGGTCGATCTCGTCGCTCAGCCCCTCGTGCAACGGCTTGAAGCCGTTCGCCAGCGCCCTGCGCCACGACCTGATGTGGGACTCGAACCCGGCCAGCCGAGCGGCAAGCTCGGCGTACGTGCCCGGCTGCTCGGTCGCGTCGGCCCACGCCCTCAGGTCCTCGGAGGTGGCTGTCTGCTTGCCGTTCTCCAGCTTGCTGACCTTGGAGCCCTGCCAGCCGAGCCGCTGGGCGAGCTGCTGGCCGGTGAGCCGACCACCAGGACACAGGAAGCGGAGTTCGCGCAGTCGCGCCCCCAGGGCTTCCCGTGCCTGCTGAAAGTCGGTGCTCACCGGCCACGCGCTCTATTCGGTCGCGGCAATCTGCGCCGCGAACTGCTCGACCGGGACCGCGTGGTGCATGGCCGCGTCGCGGACGGCGGCGCATCGGACGACCTCGGCCGGTTCCGTGATCAGCTCGATGTCGAGCATGTTGTCCTGGTCGTCGAAGTGCAGCAGGGCGACGATGCGCGAGTCGAAGATCCAGAAATCCTCTACGGGCAGGTCGGTCGCGTCCGCGCGCCACAGGTAGCGGATGTCCTCGCCAACCGCCGCGTTGTGCCGGGTGTAGTCGAGTAGGAATCGCTGCTCCGTGGTGAGCGGGTTGTCGGCGATGCGGACACGACCGACCGTCTTGCCCGCGTCCGTCTGCGCCTTGATGTTGACGAACCACGGGTCGTTGGGGTCGCAGGGCGAGGACCCGATGGCCAAGAATGCTTGGAAGTCGGGGTCCTGTCGGTCGGACGCGTAACCGCGCCGCGTCTCCAGTCGCCAAGCCGTGTGCTCGAAGGCCTCGAAGAGACGCCGGAAGGTGGCCCGGTCGACATGCTCCGGCACCCGCTCCATCTCCTTCGGTCCCCAGTTCACGAGCAGTTCGCGCGGCACGACCACGGCCGCATCGCCCGGCCCGAAGTGTTGAAGCTGTGCGAGGTCTTGCGGGTCAGTGACGGGAGTGCCTTGCACGATGACCTCGCCGGTGCCCTCGTCCGTGTGCAGGGCGGGGCAACCGTCGACCTTGCTGTCCGTGCCGATGAAGCGCAACTGACGAGCCATGACGCTCTCCCTTCCAAGGGCGTTGATCAACAGCATGGCCGGAGCCTCAGCCCGGTTCTACAGGGTCAGGCGAGGTACGTGAGAAAACCTCAGCAATCTTCGTGACCGGTCGAGCAAATTCGAGAAAGCAGCATACCGCCGAGCAACTACCCACTTTTAGCGTCCGTTCATGGCAACCAAGGAACAGCAGAACATCGATTCCTTCATGGCGACGGAATCTCTGCGGGCAGCCCTGGCCGACGCCGGGATCGTTCCGCCGTCGCTCGGAGTCGACAGCGCGCCCCCTGCGCTGCGGCTCGTTGACCTGGGTCGCGCGCGCCCCGATGTGGCTGCGCGTCTTGCCAAAGCGCTTCGGCAAGGGGGACGCGGATGATGGCCGCCGAACAGCCGACGATGTTGAGTCACGGGAAGCTGCCATGGCCGCGCGAGACGCTCGTGATCGACACCGTGTCGGAGCGCACAGGCCACCTGGTCGGCGTGATCGAGGAGCGCACCAAAGAGGGCGGCAAGGTGGTCAGCCGCCAGGCATTCATGCGCCCCGAGGGTGGGGGCATCGAGTGGGACGTGCCCTTGGAGCGCATCAAGCGGGTGACCGAGGCCGACAAGGCTTAGCTATCCCCCCGGGCGACGGCGTCCGAATAAGGCCCTCCCAACCCGGGACGGCGGCCACCACACAACGCGTCCTTCGTCACCACCGTGTCGTGGACGCTGCGGCGCACTCGGCCACGACCTTGCCCTCTTCGATCAGCTCCGAACCAAGGGCCCGGCCGTCTCTGCCGGTTACGCGGTCGTCCTTCGTCAGGTGCTCGAACAGCTCCACCGTCACCAAGGAACCGTAGGGCTCTGTGACGCCGAGATGAGCTCCGGTGCGCCGACCGGGCCCGGAGCCCGGAGCTCGGAGCTCGGGTTGCGAGCCTCGGGGTGGGTGGTTCACACCTTCGGGGGGCGGAATCAGAGCTTCCGCCCGGCGCCCGAGCTTCGGGATCCGGGCGTCGGGACCCGAGGGCCGGGATTCGAGCGGTGCCTTTAACCGGTAGGGAAAGAAGGGGGTTTGGGAAAACCTCCCCGACCTCCCTGACCCGTCACGGCCAGCAAGTATGACTAATCGTGACCAGCTTGCGGCGGAGCGTGGCGACTGCTTACGGTGCGAGAACCAAGCGACCCCGACGCGGTGTTGATCGCACCAGGCCGGGGTCTGACCGCAAGATCGAAAGAGCGATCCCGTGGCTACCGAGCACCTTAACTCCGCCCTGCGCGCCCCCACAGCCTCGCGCCCGTACCCGATGGCCAAGCCCGGTTACGGCAAGCGCACCATGCCCGAACAACGCCCGCGCAGCGCTGACGACTTCGTCCTGCTGCCCACCCGCGAGCGGTACATCGCCGGATTCATCGACCAGCTCCCCGACGGCGCCTCGATGGACGTCAAGAGCCTCGCCAAGCAGCTGCCGCTCTACGGCCAGCAGGCCGTCGGCTCGGCCCTGAAGGCGCTGGCGACCGCCGGATATCTGCGCCGCGTACGGTGCCTCGTCGGCGCGCAGGGGCAGGTCCGCTGGGTCTCGCGGACCTTCTGGTCGCGTACGGCCCGCGACAACGAGTGGTGGGCGGCCACCGAGGTCACCCCGGCGGCCACCGCCGCGCAGCCCTGCGCCCCGGCGGGGACCCCCGCGCCGCCGGAGCCCGCCCCTCCCGCGCCCGTCGTGCCCGTGCCCGTGCCCGTCGCGCCCCCGCAGCGTGCCGTGCCCGTCGTACCCCCGCAGCGTGTCGCGGCCTCCGCCGAGCCCTCCCCCGCCTACCTCGCGCTGGCGCGGCTGGGCCGTATCGACTCCCGCCTGACGCTGTCCGCCGACGACTGCGCGGTCCTGGAGGCCCTGGCCGCCGCGTGGTTCGACCGTGGCGTGGACGCCGACTACCTCACGCGGGCCCTCACCGCCGGGCTTCCGCCGGGTGTCGACTCCCCGGTCGGCTTCGTACGCCGCCGCCTCACCGACAAGATCCCGGCGTACGTGCCCGCCGCCCCCGCGCCGCCCGCACCGGGCGCGCCCGTACACCGCGTGATGCTGGAGTGCACCAAGTGCGGCACCCCCGGCCGCCCCGAAGCGCTCCCCGACGGCCTCTGCCGCCCGTGCCGCCTGCCGGATGCCGACGCCTCGCCGGAGGTGCCCGTGGGGCGGCCGAGCGAGGAGGACGTGCGGACGTTCACCGCCGGGCTCAGGGACCTGCTCAGGTCGCCCTGACTCAGCCCACCAGCAGGTCCCGCTTCAGCTCGCGGATGTCCTTGGCATCGAGGCCGAGCGCCTTCTTCTCGTACGCGCGGAACGACCCGAACTCCTTCCCGACCTCGTCGAAGCCGGAGTTGAGGTACTCGGGGCGCACGTCCAGCAGTGGCTTGTACACCGCCGCCTGCTCGGCCGGCATCGAGGCGAGGGCCGCCGCGTTGGCCTCGGCGCGGTAGTCGTTGGAGGCCAGGTAGTCCTCCATGACCGTGGAGCGCGGGACGCCGAGCGCCGTGAGCAGGGCCGCGTTCGCCCAGCCCGTTCGGTCCTTGCCCGCCGTGCAGTGGAAGACGACGGCGCGCGAGTCCTCGTCCGCGATGCCGCCGAAGACGGTCCGGTAGGCGGCCTTGGCGGTGTCGCCGCCGACCATGAACTTCTCACCCTCGACCATCATCGCGACGCCCTCCTCCGGGGTCGTCGGCATCGCGGTGTAGGACGGTGATCCCGCCAGCACGTCGGCCACGACGTGCGTGGCACCGGCAGGGACGCGGTCGGGCGCGGCCGAGCGCTCGGACTCCATGCGCAGGTCGTAGACCGTACGGATCGACAGCCGCCGCAGCTTCGCCAGATCGGCGGTGGTCAGCTTGTCCAAGGCGTCGGAGCGGTAGATCTCGCCCATCTTCACCCACTGGCCGTCGGCGGTGCGGTAGCCGCCCGCGTCACGGAAGTTGACCGACCCTTCGAGCGCGACGAGCCGGTCGGCGAGGCGCAGGGAGCCGCCGCGCTCGGGCACCAGGTCGAACCACTGGCGGTCGGCGGCGGGCAGCCCCCGCACGGTGACCTTGCCGGTCGGACCGCCGGAGGCGACCGTGCGCCCGTTCGCCTTGATGGCGACGCGGCGTATGCCGGGGGCCTTCCACTCCACCGTGTACGAGCCGTCGTCCGACGCCGTGACCTCGGCCTGCGTGAACGGGATGCGCGCGTGCGATCCCTGCCCGCCGGTGGGGGCGCCGTGCGCCGAGACGGCGGGAGCGGTGATTCCTACGAGGAGTGCGGCGGCCAGGGCGCAGGAGGAGGCCTTCACACGAGTCATGTGCGTCATGGGGCGATCGTCGGAGGGCCCGACGTGTGCTGCCGTAATGCCTGGTGAACACAGCCGGAAGGCGAGCCGAACAGCACACTCCGCCGGGAGCGCGTGACCCCTGCTAACCGCCCGTCAGCCCGTGGAAGGCGGTGAGGACCAGCACGATGCCGCTCGCCCAGAGCGCGATCGCCCCGGCCAGGGCGCCCCTCGCGGCGGGGAGGCCGGTGGGGCGGTCCCGCAGCGTGGCGATCGTCCAGCCGCACACGGCCCCCGCCACCGGGAGACCGATGATCAGCAGGGCATTCCGTTGCAGGGCACGCTTCGTCTCGTGGTTGGCCTGCCAGTCGGTGGCGCTCTTGTGCTGGAGCGCGTCGGTGGCGCTGCCCCAGAGCATGATCGCGAGGGGGAGCAGCAGAACGGCCGTGACGACGAGGTCGATGACGACCCTGCGCCGCGTGTGCCG from Streptomyces sp. QL37 harbors:
- a CDS encoding Scr1 family TA system antitoxin-like transcriptional regulator; the encoded protein is MSTDFQQAREALGARLRELRFLCPGGRLTGQQLAQRLGWQGSKVSKLENGKQTATSEDLRAWADATEQPGTYAELAARLAGFESHIRSWRRALANGFKPLHEGLSDEIDRTSQMWIWEESVIPGLLQTPEYARHVIQRYSELLGGASDIEAAVRSRAQRQEWLYRPGRKLHVLMWEAALRSLICPPSVLVAQLDRLTGMIGMDTVELGVIPFTVSVKIVPANGFWVLDDRLVVAEDWHAEMWLDDADNVALYSKVWRTLRESAVYGADAHNVINAARRTLTPR
- a CDS encoding MarR family transcriptional regulator, whose product is MATEHLNSALRAPTASRPYPMAKPGYGKRTMPEQRPRSADDFVLLPTRERYIAGFIDQLPDGASMDVKSLAKQLPLYGQQAVGSALKALATAGYLRRVRCLVGAQGQVRWVSRTFWSRTARDNEWWAATEVTPAATAAQPCAPAGTPAPPEPAPPAPVVPVPVPVAPPQRAVPVVPPQRVAASAEPSPAYLALARLGRIDSRLTLSADDCAVLEALAAAWFDRGVDADYLTRALTAGLPPGVDSPVGFVRRRLTDKIPAYVPAAPAPPAPGAPVHRVMLECTKCGTPGRPEALPDGLCRPCRLPDADASPEVPVGRPSEEDVRTFTAGLRDLLRSP
- a CDS encoding tyrosine-protein phosphatase, which translates into the protein MTHMTRVKASSCALAAALLVGITAPAVSAHGAPTGGQGSHARIPFTQAEVTASDDGSYTVEWKAPGIRRVAIKANGRTVASGGPTGKVTVRGLPAADRQWFDLVPERGGSLRLADRLVALEGSVNFRDAGGYRTADGQWVKMGEIYRSDALDKLTTADLAKLRRLSIRTVYDLRMESERSAAPDRVPAGATHVVADVLAGSPSYTAMPTTPEEGVAMMVEGEKFMVGGDTAKAAYRTVFGGIADEDSRAVVFHCTAGKDRTGWANAALLTALGVPRSTVMEDYLASNDYRAEANAAALASMPAEQAAVYKPLLDVRPEYLNSGFDEVGKEFGSFRAYEKKALGLDAKDIRELKRDLLVG